The following coding sequences lie in one Streptomyces venezuelae genomic window:
- a CDS encoding cytochrome ubiquinol oxidase subunit I, whose translation MSAADLARLQFAATTGIHWLFVILTMGLVPIVAIMHTRAAFTRDPARRAVRERMTRFWGQLYVINYAVGIVTGLVMEFQFGLSWSGLSKFAGNVFGAPLALETLIAFFAESTFLGMWIFGWGRLRRGVHVTLIWLVALTAYASGYWILIANGFMQHPVGYEVRDGAAYLTDFGALLTNSSALMALFHLSLGALTTGGCFVAGVSAWHYLRGTKETELFRPSLKLGLWVSTVASFFVVVVGEMQRPIIERTQPMKDAVLENSGVAEVQAQLVKEHGPGNYVPWQDTMRISMDAMTLIGNTVSTITFIALILLWKNRLMRWRWASWILVATIPFPFIASVGGWIVREVGRQPWIVYGELTVEDALSHVGKTSLLLSCVLFISIFVALAVTNWTLITKFALRGPDATQLGVSDPLPDDLPEGPAGSADEKQPVPAL comes from the coding sequence ATGAGCGCTGCGGATCTGGCCCGACTCCAGTTCGCGGCCACGACCGGCATCCACTGGCTGTTCGTGATCCTGACCATGGGCCTCGTCCCCATCGTCGCGATCATGCACACCCGGGCCGCGTTCACCCGTGATCCCGCCAGAAGAGCAGTCCGGGAGCGCATGACCCGCTTCTGGGGTCAGCTCTACGTCATCAACTACGCGGTCGGCATCGTCACCGGCCTCGTCATGGAGTTCCAGTTCGGGCTCAGCTGGAGCGGCCTGAGCAAGTTCGCGGGCAACGTCTTCGGCGCCCCACTGGCCCTCGAAACCCTCATCGCCTTCTTCGCCGAGTCCACCTTCCTCGGCATGTGGATCTTCGGCTGGGGCCGCCTGCGCAGGGGCGTGCACGTCACGCTCATCTGGCTGGTCGCCCTCACCGCGTACGCGTCCGGGTACTGGATCCTGATCGCCAACGGCTTCATGCAGCACCCCGTCGGCTACGAGGTGCGCGACGGCGCCGCCTACCTGACCGACTTCGGGGCGCTGCTCACCAACTCCAGCGCTCTGATGGCGCTCTTCCACCTCTCGCTCGGCGCCCTGACGACGGGCGGCTGCTTCGTCGCCGGCGTCAGCGCCTGGCACTACCTGCGCGGCACCAAGGAGACCGAGCTCTTCCGGCCCTCCCTCAAGCTCGGACTCTGGGTGTCGACGGTCGCCTCGTTCTTCGTCGTCGTCGTCGGCGAGATGCAGCGCCCCATCATCGAGCGCACGCAGCCCATGAAGGACGCGGTCCTGGAGAACAGCGGCGTCGCCGAAGTGCAGGCGCAGCTCGTCAAGGAGCACGGCCCGGGCAACTACGTGCCCTGGCAGGACACCATGCGGATCTCGATGGACGCGATGACGCTCATCGGCAACACGGTGTCCACCATCACCTTCATCGCCCTCATCCTGCTCTGGAAGAACCGGCTGATGCGCTGGCGCTGGGCCTCCTGGATCCTCGTCGCGACCATCCCCTTCCCGTTCATCGCCTCCGTGGGCGGCTGGATCGTCCGCGAGGTCGGACGCCAACCCTGGATCGTGTACGGCGAGTTGACGGTCGAGGACGCGCTCTCCCACGTGGGGAAGACCTCGCTGCTGCTGTCCTGCGTCCTCTTCATCTCCATCTTCGTCGCCCTCGCCGTGACGAACTGGACGCTCATCACCAAGTTCGCGCTCCGCGGCCCCGATGCCACCCAGCTCGGCGTCAGCGACCCGCTCCCGGACGACCTCCCCGAGGGCCCGGCGGGCAGCGCCGACGAGAAGCAGCCGGTACCCGCCCTCTGA
- the cydB gene encoding cytochrome d ubiquinol oxidase subunit II — MSLETVWLALLGLLLAGYFVLGGYDYGAQMLHPFLGRDGQEEKRTSGNAALDAIAPFFLGNEVWLVAFAGVMFGAFPHLEGTLLSGMYPLIVAILAGLVLGNAAVQLRRRSRSARGRRAWDVLIVVGGAVPAVCWGLVVGLLLHGVPRRADGSFHIGFGEVFAPFVLVCGVTTVLLFAAHGATFVALRSGPELAARARKMAASLLVGVAAVGALALLLTVFGAGASMTNRTTSWIIAALIVAALGAAWWYLGRGNNVLAFAATCCATALPVLLLGAGHYPYLLITEAGAGLDIDHAITDDATLKILSGFGVLVIPTILAYQFWSWWAFRGRTGQRHPSYF; from the coding sequence ATGAGTCTGGAGACCGTCTGGCTGGCCCTCCTCGGCCTGCTACTCGCCGGGTACTTTGTACTCGGCGGCTACGACTACGGCGCACAGATGCTGCACCCCTTCCTCGGCCGAGACGGTCAGGAGGAGAAGCGCACCAGCGGAAACGCCGCCCTCGACGCCATCGCGCCGTTCTTCCTCGGCAACGAGGTCTGGCTGGTCGCCTTCGCCGGAGTCATGTTCGGTGCCTTCCCGCACCTCGAAGGCACCCTCCTGTCCGGCATGTACCCGCTGATCGTCGCGATCCTCGCAGGACTGGTCCTCGGCAACGCCGCGGTCCAGCTGCGCCGCCGCTCCCGCAGCGCCCGCGGCCGCCGGGCCTGGGACGTCCTGATCGTCGTCGGCGGCGCCGTCCCCGCCGTCTGCTGGGGCCTCGTCGTGGGGCTGCTGCTCCACGGGGTGCCGCGCCGCGCCGACGGCAGCTTCCACATCGGGTTCGGCGAGGTGTTCGCGCCGTTCGTGCTCGTCTGCGGCGTCACCACCGTGCTGCTCTTCGCGGCACACGGCGCGACCTTCGTCGCCCTGCGCTCCGGGCCCGAACTCGCTGCCCGGGCGCGGAAGATGGCCGCGAGCCTCCTCGTCGGCGTCGCCGCCGTCGGCGCCCTCGCGCTGCTCCTCACGGTCTTCGGCGCGGGCGCCTCCATGACGAACCGCACGACGTCCTGGATCATCGCCGCCCTGATCGTCGCCGCGCTCGGCGCCGCCTGGTGGTACCTCGGCCGCGGCAACAACGTCCTCGCGTTCGCCGCCACCTGCTGCGCCACCGCGCTGCCGGTGCTGCTCCTCGGGGCGGGCCACTACCCGTACCTCCTGATCACCGAGGCCGGCGCGGGCCTGGACATCGACCACGCCATCACGGACGACGCCACGCTGAAGATCCTCAGCGGCTTCGGGGTCCTGGTGATCCCGACGATCCTCGCCTACCAGTTCTGGAGCTGGTGGGCCTTCCGGGGGCGGACGGGACAGCGTCACCCCAGCTACTTCTGA
- the cydD gene encoding thiol reductant ABC exporter subunit CydD — protein MKPVERRLMRDIPVLRRHMTYSSVLALAGAGLIVTQAVLLATALADGFAGHGIRTGTLAALGTVMALRALLTWVRGALAQRAAAGAKATLRDRITGQLQRTGPLRLADRRHGETATLLTRGLDALDPYVVGYLPTRAAVAVVPLTVVAWVAWTDWTSALIIVITLPLIPVFGALVGMHTAQRTARQWRLLSRLGGHFLDVVAGLPTLRAFGREHHQTKVVHDMADAHRRATMRTLRVAFLSSLVLETVATLSVALVAVPVGLRLLHGDVGLHTALVVLFLAPEAYLPLRAMGAAFHDSAEGISVAERVFAALDDEDTDRPGTHRAPAPDARTAALTLDDVTVHYPGRTEPALHHVSLTVAPGEHVALVGPSGAGKSTLLSLLLGFVTPASGRVQAGGTDLAELDPDDWCAQVAWVPQRPHLIAGTVAENIRLGRPEATDAEVREAARAASADLFVDELPHAYDTVLGEHGAGLSAGQRQRIALARAFLKDAPVLLLDEPTAHLDPESEAAVTRATVALMRGRTAIVVAHRTSLLPHADRIITVRAGTIALPEPVTTNPPSRARAATPSLEPVAPERLVVS, from the coding sequence ATGAAGCCCGTCGAACGCCGCCTCATGCGGGACATCCCAGTGCTGCGGCGCCACATGACGTACTCCTCGGTACTGGCCCTGGCGGGCGCCGGGCTCATCGTCACCCAGGCCGTCCTGCTCGCCACCGCCCTCGCGGACGGCTTCGCGGGACACGGCATCCGCACCGGCACGCTGGCCGCGCTCGGCACCGTCATGGCCCTGCGCGCCCTGCTCACCTGGGTCCGCGGCGCGCTCGCCCAGCGCGCCGCGGCCGGTGCCAAGGCCACCCTGCGCGACCGGATCACCGGACAGCTGCAGCGGACGGGACCGCTGCGGCTCGCCGACCGCCGCCACGGCGAGACCGCCACCCTGCTCACCCGCGGCCTCGACGCCCTCGACCCCTACGTCGTCGGCTACCTGCCCACCCGGGCGGCCGTCGCCGTCGTCCCCCTCACCGTGGTCGCCTGGGTCGCGTGGACCGACTGGACCTCGGCACTGATCATCGTCATCACGCTGCCGCTCATCCCCGTCTTCGGCGCGCTGGTCGGCATGCACACCGCCCAGCGCACCGCCCGCCAATGGCGGTTGCTCTCCCGGCTCGGCGGCCACTTCCTCGACGTCGTCGCCGGACTGCCGACGCTCCGTGCCTTCGGCCGCGAACACCACCAGACCAAGGTCGTCCACGACATGGCCGACGCGCACCGCAGGGCCACCATGCGGACCCTGCGTGTCGCGTTCCTCTCCTCCCTCGTCCTGGAGACCGTCGCCACCCTCTCCGTCGCCCTCGTCGCCGTCCCGGTCGGACTGCGGCTCCTGCACGGCGACGTGGGCCTGCACACCGCCCTCGTCGTCCTCTTCCTCGCCCCCGAGGCGTACCTGCCGTTGCGCGCCATGGGCGCCGCCTTCCACGACAGCGCCGAAGGCATCTCGGTGGCCGAACGCGTCTTCGCCGCCCTCGACGACGAGGACACGGACCGGCCCGGCACCCACCGCGCCCCCGCGCCCGACGCCCGCACGGCGGCCCTCACCCTCGACGACGTCACCGTCCACTACCCCGGCCGCACCGAGCCCGCCCTGCACCACGTCTCCCTCACCGTCGCCCCCGGCGAGCACGTCGCCCTGGTCGGCCCCAGCGGCGCGGGCAAGTCCACGCTGCTCTCGCTGCTCCTCGGCTTCGTCACCCCCGCGTCGGGCCGGGTCCAGGCCGGCGGCACCGACCTCGCGGAACTCGACCCCGACGACTGGTGCGCCCAGGTCGCCTGGGTGCCGCAGCGCCCGCACCTGATCGCGGGCACCGTCGCCGAGAACATCCGCCTGGGCCGCCCCGAGGCGACCGACGCGGAAGTACGGGAAGCGGCCCGCGCCGCCTCCGCGGACCTCTTCGTCGACGAGCTGCCCCACGCGTACGACACCGTGCTCGGCGAGCACGGCGCGGGGCTCTCCGCCGGTCAGCGCCAGCGGATCGCGCTGGCCCGCGCGTTCCTCAAGGACGCGCCGGTCCTGCTGCTCGACGAACCCACCGCACACCTCGACCCGGAGAGCGAGGCCGCCGTCACGCGCGCCACGGTCGCCCTCATGCGCGGCCGTACAGCGATCGTGGTCGCCCACCGCACAAGCCTGCTTCCCCACGCGGACCGGATCATCACGGTACGGGCGGGCACGATCGCCCTGCCCGAACCGGTGACCACGAACCCGCCGTCCCGCGCACGCGCGGCGACCCCCTCCCTCGAACCCGTCGCCCCGGAAAGGCTGGTGGTCTCATGA